From Halanaeroarchaeum sulfurireducens, a single genomic window includes:
- a CDS encoding aspartate aminotransferase family protein, which yields MSGFVFSQKPIEIESGAGPYLTDTNGTQYLDMGASYAVASVGHGHPAVVQAVKEQAEELLFVQGSYPVAVREALREKLDAIAPGGLDNVWLANSGTEANEAALKFARHATGRSKIVAANRGFHGRTMGSLAATWKEKYKQGFGPLAGDFVHVPYDDPDALAAAVDEETAAVILEPIQGEGGIRPASTAYLERAREVTEEAGAALIFDEIQTGLGRTGTMWAHEPAGIAPDVLTVAKGLGSGLPVSATLVADWIAEDPGNHGSTFSGSPIVAAAAGATLDVIESDGLVENAGTVGGYLKSRLEELEGPREVRGDGLLLGVEVKRGANRHLKHLALDHQILALPAGRTVIRLLPPLIVSETHADETVAALAEVLE from the coding sequence ATGAGTGGATTCGTCTTCTCCCAGAAACCGATCGAGATCGAATCGGGCGCGGGACCGTACCTGACCGACACGAACGGCACCCAGTACCTCGACATGGGCGCGAGTTACGCGGTCGCGAGCGTCGGCCATGGCCATCCGGCGGTCGTCCAGGCCGTCAAAGAGCAGGCCGAGGAGTTGCTGTTCGTCCAGGGATCGTATCCGGTCGCGGTACGCGAGGCGCTCCGCGAGAAGCTCGACGCCATCGCGCCGGGCGGCCTCGACAACGTCTGGCTCGCCAACTCGGGGACCGAGGCGAACGAGGCCGCCCTCAAGTTCGCCCGCCACGCAACGGGCCGGTCGAAGATCGTGGCGGCGAACCGGGGCTTCCACGGACGGACGATGGGGTCGCTGGCGGCCACCTGGAAAGAGAAATACAAGCAGGGATTCGGCCCGCTAGCCGGCGATTTCGTCCACGTCCCCTACGACGACCCGGACGCGCTGGCGGCGGCCGTCGACGAGGAGACCGCCGCGGTCATCCTCGAACCGATCCAGGGCGAGGGGGGCATCCGCCCCGCCTCGACGGCGTACCTGGAGCGGGCGCGTGAGGTGACCGAGGAGGCGGGCGCGGCGCTCATTTTCGACGAGATCCAGACGGGGCTCGGGCGGACCGGCACGATGTGGGCCCACGAGCCGGCAGGTATCGCACCGGACGTGCTCACGGTCGCAAAGGGCCTCGGGAGCGGGCTACCGGTCAGCGCGACCCTCGTTGCGGACTGGATCGCCGAGGACCCCGGCAACCACGGTTCGACGTTCAGCGGAAGCCCAATCGTCGCCGCGGCCGCCGGCGCGACCCTCGACGTCATCGAGTCGGACGGATTGGTGGAGAACGCCGGCACGGTCGGCGGCTATTTGAAATCCCGCCTCGAGGAACTGGAGGGGCCGCGCGAGGTCCGCGGCGATGGACTGCTGCTCGGGGTCGAGGTGAAACGGGGGGCCAACCGCCACCTCAAGCACCTCGCGCTCGACCACCAGATCCTGGCGCTCCCCGCCGGCAGGACCGTGATCCGCCTCCTCCCACCGCTGATCGTCTCCGAGACCCACGCCGACGAGACGGTCGCCGCGCTGGCGGAGGTGCTCGAGTGA
- the argH gene encoding argininosuccinate lyase — protein MTDGDEGPDTVVRRDRFSGGPAREFLSSMADDERIFAADLAVDRAHVAMLAEQDIVADDEAAIIYRALDRVEEGGFSGLPDGEDVHEAIETAVVDAVGPVGGKMHTARSRNDEVATCIRYRLRSDLLEVARVAAGFREQVADTAAANVETVMPGYTHLQPAQPTTVAHWLSSYVQAAERDTARLLDAYDRTNRSPLGAAAFAGTPFDVDRERTADLLGFDGLVENAMDAVSTRDFLLESVAALAGLANTLSGLAEDLVVLANKGLVAVHDDYASTSSIMPQKKNPDTLELVRATAGDASAALNGLLTTLKGLPRSYNRDLQNATGYAWEAVDAVTEATAVAGGAVGTATWPERALEAAAGEGFSTATGVADLLAMGGMPFRTAHEIVASAAEDATDGSPDLATIEAATREVTGAALSEYVSREAVESALDPVESVSSRDSRGGPGPDAAEATLKELTASLETHRDAIDERQRRIQRATDRRQEVVERYV, from the coding sequence ATGACCGACGGCGACGAGGGTCCCGACACGGTGGTTCGCCGCGACCGCTTCAGCGGCGGCCCCGCCCGGGAGTTCCTCTCCTCGATGGCCGACGACGAGCGCATCTTCGCCGCGGACCTCGCGGTCGACCGCGCCCACGTCGCCATGCTCGCCGAGCAGGACATCGTCGCAGACGACGAAGCGGCGATTATCTACCGGGCGCTCGATCGTGTCGAGGAGGGCGGCTTTTCCGGGTTGCCCGACGGCGAGGACGTCCACGAGGCGATCGAGACGGCCGTCGTCGACGCGGTCGGTCCGGTCGGGGGCAAGATGCACACCGCGCGCTCGCGCAACGACGAGGTCGCGACGTGCATCCGGTATCGCCTCCGGTCGGATTTGCTGGAGGTCGCCAGGGTCGCGGCCGGCTTCCGCGAGCAGGTGGCCGACACCGCCGCGGCGAACGTCGAGACGGTGATGCCCGGCTACACCCACCTCCAGCCCGCACAGCCCACGACGGTCGCCCACTGGCTCTCGTCGTACGTTCAGGCGGCCGAGCGTGACACGGCCCGCCTGCTCGACGCCTACGACCGCACGAACCGGTCGCCCCTCGGCGCGGCGGCGTTCGCGGGGACGCCCTTCGACGTCGACCGAGAGCGGACGGCCGACCTCCTGGGCTTCGACGGCCTCGTCGAGAACGCGATGGACGCGGTCTCCACGCGGGACTTCCTCCTCGAATCCGTCGCGGCGCTCGCGGGCCTCGCGAACACGCTCTCCGGACTGGCCGAGGATCTGGTCGTGCTCGCCAACAAGGGGCTCGTGGCCGTGCACGACGACTACGCCTCGACGTCCTCGATCATGCCCCAGAAGAAGAATCCGGACACCCTCGAACTCGTCCGCGCGACAGCGGGCGATGCGAGCGCGGCCCTGAACGGGCTGCTTACCACCCTGAAGGGGCTGCCCCGGTCGTACAACCGCGACCTGCAGAACGCGACCGGGTACGCCTGGGAGGCCGTCGACGCCGTGACCGAGGCCACCGCGGTCGCGGGCGGCGCAGTCGGGACGGCCACCTGGCCCGAGAGGGCGCTCGAAGCCGCCGCCGGCGAAGGGTTCTCGACGGCGACCGGCGTCGCCGACCTGCTGGCGATGGGCGGAATGCCGTTCCGGACGGCCCACGAGATCGTGGCGAGTGCGGCCGAGGACGCGACGGACGGATCGCCCGACCTCGCCACCATCGAAGCCGCCACGCGGGAGGTCACCGGCGCAGCCCTGTCCGAGTACGTCTCTCGCGAGGCCGTCGAATCGGCGCTCGACCCGGTCGAGAGCGTCAGTTCGCGCGATTCGCGCGGCGGCCCGGGCCCGGACGCCGCCGAGGCCACCCTGAAGGAGCTGACCGCCTCCCTCGAAACCCACCGTGACGCCATCGACGAGCGCCAGCGCCGGATCCAACGGGCGACCGACCGTCGCCAGGAGGTCGTCGAACGCTATGTGTGA
- the lysX gene encoding lysine biosynthesis protein LysX yields MDVGLLYSRIRQDEKLLLAELRDRGHEVHKVDVRDQQFGPQESSADFDAMDVVLDRTLATSRSLYTTSFLDAYDVPVINDAETARVCADKVQTTLALAQADVQTPETKVAYTVDSAMEAIESFGYPVVLKPVVGSWGRLLARIEDEHAAEALLEHKATLGHYEHKVFYIQEFVDKPGRDFRVLALDGTPVAGMVRSSDHWLTNAAKGAKTAELEITPEIAEIVENASAAVGGGMLGIDIMETEDGEYTVHEINHTVEFKALTDAVEVDVPAAVVDWLEVKVAQSTEGSTGEVTA; encoded by the coding sequence GTGGACGTCGGCCTCCTCTACTCCCGGATCCGCCAGGACGAGAAGCTCCTCCTCGCCGAGCTGCGCGACCGCGGCCACGAGGTGCACAAGGTGGACGTCCGCGACCAGCAGTTCGGCCCCCAGGAGTCGAGTGCGGACTTCGACGCGATGGACGTCGTCCTGGACCGGACGCTCGCGACCAGTCGGTCGCTTTACACCACGAGCTTCCTCGACGCCTACGACGTGCCCGTGATCAACGACGCGGAGACGGCCCGCGTCTGTGCCGACAAGGTCCAGACCACGCTCGCACTCGCGCAGGCCGACGTCCAGACCCCGGAGACGAAAGTCGCGTACACCGTCGACAGCGCGATGGAGGCCATCGAGTCCTTTGGCTACCCCGTCGTGCTCAAGCCCGTGGTCGGTTCGTGGGGCCGGCTGTTGGCCCGGATCGAGGACGAACACGCCGCCGAGGCCCTCCTCGAGCACAAGGCGACGCTGGGACACTACGAGCACAAGGTGTTCTACATCCAGGAGTTCGTCGACAAGCCGGGCCGCGACTTCCGGGTACTCGCGCTCGACGGCACCCCGGTCGCCGGAATGGTTCGCTCCTCGGATCACTGGCTGACGAACGCCGCGAAGGGCGCGAAGACGGCCGAACTCGAGATCACGCCAGAGATCGCCGAGATCGTCGAGAACGCGAGCGCGGCGGTCGGCGGCGGCATGCTCGGCATCGACATCATGGAGACCGAGGACGGCGAGTACACCGTTCACGAGATCAATCACACGGTCGAGTTCAAGGCGCTGACCGACGCCGTCGAGGTCGACGTTCCCGCGGCGGTCGTCGACTGGCTCGAGGTGAAAGTTGCCCAATCGACCGAGGGCTCCACCGGCGAGGTGACCGCCTGA
- the lysW gene encoding lysine biosynthesis protein LysW — translation MTACPECGADVALHDDLEVGEIVDCSTCGTELEVTDVNPPVLERAPELDEDWGE, via the coding sequence ATGACAGCGTGTCCCGAGTGCGGGGCCGACGTGGCCCTGCACGACGACCTCGAAGTGGGAGAGATCGTCGACTGTTCGACCTGCGGTACCGAACTGGAGGTCACCGACGTGAACCCGCCGGTCCTCGAACGAGCCCCGGAGCTCGACGAGGACTGGGGGGAGTGA
- the thrC gene encoding threonine synthase, with product MADLTLSTDTVPDVAEDGVWLTCIECGEAYPPFEDVIYECAECGGLLEARYDEYATFEDFDGEGVWRYADALPVSGSVTIDEGNTPLYEAPGIAADVDVADLRVKHEGMNPTGSFKDRGMTVGVRVAERLGVDRLVCASTGNTSAALAAYGARSNLETLVLLPAGKVAAGKLAQASLHGATILEVDGNFDDCLDIVAELANMGEAYLLNSLNPFRLEGQKTIGLEMLEQFEADTGDWPDRIVLPVGNAGNTAALHKAFRELVEAGAMDDEEVPALTGVQAEGAAPMVEAIENDYEAVRGWDDVETRATAIRIGKPVNAPKALPAIRETGGTAVAVSDDEITDAQRALAEDGIGVEPASAASVAGLRKLRDEGVVADDEQVVCLTTGHLLKDPDAAAAAGSEPTQVPNDVDGVLDVL from the coding sequence ATGGCCGATCTCACGCTATCGACCGACACCGTGCCGGACGTCGCCGAAGACGGCGTCTGGCTCACCTGTATCGAGTGTGGCGAAGCCTACCCACCCTTCGAGGACGTCATCTACGAGTGCGCCGAGTGCGGCGGCCTCCTCGAGGCCCGGTACGACGAGTACGCCACCTTCGAGGACTTCGACGGCGAGGGCGTCTGGCGCTACGCCGACGCGTTGCCCGTGTCGGGAAGCGTGACCATCGACGAGGGGAACACCCCGCTATACGAAGCCCCCGGCATCGCCGCGGACGTCGACGTGGCCGATCTCCGGGTGAAACACGAGGGGATGAACCCGACGGGGAGTTTCAAGGACCGCGGCATGACCGTGGGGGTCCGGGTCGCCGAGCGCCTCGGCGTCGACCGCCTGGTGTGTGCGAGCACGGGCAACACCAGCGCGGCGCTGGCCGCCTACGGCGCCCGCTCGAACCTGGAGACGCTCGTGTTGTTGCCCGCCGGCAAGGTCGCAGCGGGCAAACTCGCCCAGGCGAGTCTCCACGGCGCGACCATCCTCGAGGTCGACGGCAACTTCGACGACTGTCTCGACATCGTCGCCGAACTCGCGAACATGGGCGAGGCCTACCTGCTCAACTCGCTCAACCCCTTCCGTCTGGAGGGCCAGAAGACCATCGGCCTGGAGATGCTCGAACAGTTCGAGGCCGACACGGGCGACTGGCCCGACCGCATCGTGCTCCCGGTGGGCAACGCCGGCAACACCGCCGCCCTCCACAAGGCCTTCCGCGAACTGGTCGAGGCGGGCGCGATGGACGACGAGGAGGTGCCAGCACTCACCGGCGTCCAGGCCGAGGGGGCCGCACCCATGGTCGAGGCCATCGAGAACGACTACGAGGCGGTGCGGGGCTGGGACGACGTCGAAACGCGAGCGACCGCCATCCGCATCGGCAAGCCCGTCAACGCGCCCAAGGCACTCCCGGCGATCCGGGAGACCGGCGGCACGGCGGTCGCGGTCTCGGACGACGAGATCACCGACGCCCAGCGCGCCCTCGCCGAGGACGGGATCGGCGTCGAGCCAGCGAGCGCCGCCTCCGTGGCAGGTCTGCGCAAACTCCGCGATGAGGGTGTCGTCGCCGACGACGAGCAGGTCGTCTGTCTGACGACCGGCCACCTGCTGAAGGACCCCGACGCCGCCGCTGCAGCGGGTAGCGAGCCGACGCAGGTCCCCAACGATGTCGATGGCGTTTTGGACGTGCTCTGA
- a CDS encoding [LysW]-lysine hydrolase, translating to MGGGRTLLRDLVETPSVSGRETAATERLVDAFESADREVWIDEVGNVRAPADDSVLLTSHIDTVPGEIPVREEDGVLWGRGAVDAKGPLAAMATAALETGVSFAGVVEEETTSRGAHHLVETRDVPEAVVNGEPSGWAGVVLGYRGFHAGTYRVEEPAGHSALSDRNAIERAMAWWGDVSEAVEATDGESDTPVFEQRTAKPVAVEGGVTDDGLATAATVDAQFRLPPGTTGDDVEATVADATDAGGVEWETPIAPVMRSPRNAVARALRAGIRAGDGEPTHLRKTGTSDMNVYAEAWDVPMATYGPGDSSLDHTPDEHIELVEFDRSVTVLTHAAAELRE from the coding sequence ATGGGCGGCGGCCGAACGCTCCTCCGCGACCTCGTCGAGACCCCCTCTGTTTCAGGTAGAGAGACGGCGGCCACCGAGCGTCTCGTCGACGCCTTCGAATCGGCCGACCGCGAGGTCTGGATCGACGAGGTCGGGAACGTCAGGGCGCCGGCGGACGATAGCGTCCTGCTCACGTCCCATATCGACACCGTTCCTGGAGAGATCCCCGTCCGTGAAGAGGACGGAGTCCTCTGGGGTCGGGGGGCTGTCGACGCGAAGGGGCCGTTGGCCGCGATGGCGACCGCTGCACTCGAAACTGGGGTGAGCTTCGCGGGCGTGGTCGAGGAGGAGACCACCTCGCGAGGGGCTCATCACCTCGTCGAGACGCGGGACGTTCCCGAGGCCGTCGTCAACGGCGAACCCAGCGGGTGGGCGGGCGTCGTCCTCGGATATCGCGGCTTTCACGCGGGCACGTATCGGGTCGAGGAACCCGCCGGCCATTCGGCGCTGTCGGATCGGAACGCAATCGAGCGGGCGATGGCGTGGTGGGGCGACGTCAGCGAGGCCGTCGAGGCGACCGATGGGGAGTCCGACACGCCGGTCTTCGAACAGCGAACCGCGAAACCGGTCGCCGTCGAGGGTGGCGTGACCGACGACGGCCTGGCGACGGCGGCGACCGTTGACGCCCAGTTCCGTCTGCCGCCGGGGACGACGGGCGACGACGTCGAGGCCACGGTCGCGGACGCGACCGACGCGGGCGGCGTCGAGTGGGAGACGCCGATCGCCCCGGTGATGCGGAGCCCACGAAACGCGGTCGCGCGGGCACTCAGGGCCGGCATCCGGGCAGGGGACGGCGAGCCGACGCATCTGCGCAAGACCGGCACCAGCGACATGAACGTCTACGCCGAGGCCTGGGACGTCCCGATGGCGACCTACGGCCCGGGGGACTCCTCTCTGGATCATACGCCCGACGAACACATCGAACTGGTAGAATTCGATCGGAGCGTCACGGTGCTGACCCACGCGGCGGCCGAACTCCGGGAGTGA
- a CDS encoding acetylglutamate/acetylaminoadipate kinase yields the protein MIVVKIGGARAVDPQGAIDDVATLVGEGEAVVVVHGGSTAVDDALEAVGTEPEYVETPDGVTGRFTDAETMDVFTMAMGKVNTDLVTDLQNAGISAVGLNGVDGGLLTGRRKSAVKVREDGKTKIRRGDHSGTITDVNEDLLETLLDAGYTPVVSVPMLAEDGVAVNTDADRAAAAVAGATGASLVVLTDVAGVYEDPADPTTRIESVDSPAALDRTKAAAEGFMTKKVLAATEALEGGAAEVVVAEATAETPIVSALEGDATRFEPDAIA from the coding sequence ATGATCGTGGTGAAGATTGGCGGCGCGCGGGCCGTCGACCCCCAGGGAGCGATCGACGACGTCGCCACGCTCGTGGGCGAGGGCGAGGCGGTCGTCGTGGTCCACGGCGGTTCGACAGCCGTGGACGACGCCCTGGAGGCGGTGGGTACCGAGCCCGAATACGTCGAGACCCCCGACGGCGTCACGGGCCGGTTCACCGACGCGGAGACGATGGACGTCTTCACGATGGCGATGGGCAAGGTCAACACCGACCTCGTGACCGACCTCCAGAACGCGGGCATTTCGGCGGTCGGCCTCAACGGGGTCGACGGTGGCCTGCTCACCGGTCGCCGCAAGTCCGCCGTCAAGGTCCGCGAGGACGGCAAGACGAAGATCCGGCGCGGCGATCACTCCGGGACCATCACGGACGTGAACGAGGACCTCCTGGAGACGCTGCTCGACGCCGGCTACACCCCCGTCGTGAGCGTACCAATGCTGGCCGAGGACGGCGTGGCCGTCAACACGGACGCAGACCGGGCTGCCGCGGCCGTCGCCGGTGCCACGGGCGCCTCGCTGGTCGTCCTGACCGACGTGGCCGGCGTCTACGAGGATCCCGCGGATCCGACGACCCGCATCGAATCGGTCGACTCCCCCGCGGCCCTCGACCGGACGAAGGCGGCCGCTGAGGGGTTCATGACAAAGAAAGTCCTGGCCGCGACCGAGGCGCTCGAGGGGGGCGCCGCCGAGGTCGTAGTCGCCGAGGCGACGGCGGAGACGCCCATCGTGTCGGCCCTCGAGGGCGACGCCACCAGATTCGAACCGGACGCGATAGCATGA
- the argC gene encoding N-acetyl-gamma-glutamyl-phosphate reductase — translation MATGATPETGAGTADTVSASVVGASGFTGGELLRLLAGHPRFAVAQATSREYANRTVGSVHPNLRHLDVRFVSPDEIEPVDVLFAAMPHGASMERIEEFRDLAGTVVDLSADFRLDDATKYDEWYDGHTAPEHLDDAVYALPERHRDELPGADIVASGGCNATATILGLGPLADADLLDGADVVVDVKVGSSEGGAGGGEAGSHPERSGVVRPYAPTGHRHEAEIEQELGLSVSFTAHAVDMVRGASATAHVFPEDLPTKGDLWTAFRGAYEDEPFVRLVAGGGGVYRYPEPKAVAATNHAEVGFELDERNDRLVVFSAIDNMMKGSAGQAVHAANVALGFEETAGLDFQGLHPVGAP, via the coding sequence ATGGCCACGGGCGCGACTCCCGAAACCGGGGCGGGGACGGCGGACACGGTCTCCGCATCGGTCGTGGGCGCGAGTGGATTTACCGGGGGCGAGCTGCTCCGGCTGCTGGCCGGCCACCCGCGGTTCGCGGTGGCCCAGGCGACCAGTCGCGAGTACGCAAATCGTACCGTCGGTAGCGTCCACCCGAACCTTCGCCACCTCGACGTCAGGTTCGTTTCTCCCGACGAGATAGAACCGGTCGACGTCCTGTTCGCCGCGATGCCTCACGGCGCCTCGATGGAGCGTATCGAGGAGTTTCGCGACCTGGCCGGAACGGTCGTAGACCTGAGTGCGGACTTCCGCCTCGACGACGCGACCAAGTACGACGAGTGGTACGACGGTCACACGGCCCCCGAGCACCTCGACGACGCCGTGTACGCGCTACCCGAGCGCCATCGCGACGAACTGCCGGGCGCCGACATCGTGGCGAGCGGTGGCTGCAACGCGACCGCGACGATCCTGGGTCTCGGGCCGCTCGCGGACGCCGACCTCCTCGACGGGGCGGACGTGGTGGTCGACGTGAAGGTCGGCTCCTCGGAGGGGGGCGCCGGCGGCGGCGAGGCCGGCTCGCACCCCGAACGCTCCGGCGTGGTCCGTCCCTACGCCCCGACTGGCCATCGCCACGAAGCCGAGATCGAGCAGGAACTCGGCCTGTCGGTCTCGTTCACCGCTCACGCGGTGGACATGGTGCGCGGCGCCTCGGCGACCGCTCACGTCTTCCCCGAGGATCTCCCCACAAAGGGGGACCTGTGGACGGCCTTCCGCGGGGCCTACGAGGACGAACCGTTCGTGCGCCTCGTGGCCGGCGGCGGGGGCGTCTATCGCTACCCCGAGCCCAAGGCCGTCGCGGCGACGAACCACGCAGAGGTCGGCTTCGAACTCGACGAACGCAACGACCGGCTCGTGGTTTTCAGCGCCATCGACAACATGATGAAGGGCTCGGCGGGGCAGGCGGTTCACGCCGCCAACGTCGCGCTCGGCTTCGAAGAGACCGCCGGCCTCGACTTTCAGGGGCTCCACCCCGTGGGCGCGCCATGA